In the Bacillus sp. HSf4 genome, AATACGGTCGTCACAATGACTACAATCATTAAACCGGTCGTGAGCGGGGTCGCATGTGTTTCCTGAATTCCAATCATAATGACGCTCAACACAATCAATGAAAGAATGAAAATACGTTTGTTTTTCATTTGCCGCACCGGACTTCATTTATGATCGCTTTTTGCTTGACCGTCCGGCACCCTCACCCCCTACCTTTATTATCACGCACCTGTTAACTTTTGTAAATACATAAAAGGCGGAAGCGGTTGCAAAAAGCATTGGAAAGCATGCCGGTTTAAGATTCGTCTAGCACTGAAGCCTCATTAAACTGATCAGCTTCAGCGCTCGGTTGGTTCTGACTGCATGTCCATCTCCTCCTGATTTGATTATAAGGTTAAATCCCGCAAAAATCCGGTAATTTTATCGTACAGACACAGACGACCCCCAACCCACATACATTTACATATAGGCTTCTGCCTACATACATTTTGTGGAGGTGCCGTTAATGACAGGTGTTTTTGCAGCGCTCGGCTATGTCATCAAGGAACTCGTTTTTTTAGTATCGTATGTGAAAAACAATGCCTTTCCACAACCGCTATCAAGCAGTGACGAAAAAAAGTATTTAGAATTGATGGCCCAAGGGGATGAGCATGCGAGAAACATGCTGATTGAACACAATCTCCGGCTGGTCGCCCACATCGTCAAAAAATTTGAAAACACCGGCGAAGACGCCGAAGACCTGATCTCCATCGGAACGATCGGCCTGATCAAAGCGATCGAAAGCTATTCTGCAGGAAAAGGAACAAAGCTTGCCACTTATGCCGCGCGCTGTATTGAAAACGAGATTCTCATGCATTTGCGCGCCTTGAAAAAAACAAAAAAAGACGTCTCACTCCATGATCCGATCGGTCAAGACAAAGAAGGCAACGAAATCAGCCTCATCGATGTCCTCAAATCGGAAAACGAAGACGTCATCGACACCATCCAGCTCAACATGGAGCTTGAAAAAGTCAAAAAATACATCGACATCCTGGACGGCAGAGAAAAAGAAGTCATCGTCGGCCGCTTCGGCCTTGATTTGAAGAAAGAAAAAACGCAGCGCGAAATCGCGAAAGAGCTCGGGATTTCGCGGAGCTATGTGTCGCGGATTGAGAAACGGGCGCTGATGAAGATGTTTCATGAGTTTTATCGGGCGGAGAAGGAGAAGCTGAAAAAGACGAAGAGGAAGTAAAAATCATTCATTATATACACAAACCATTTCCGCGCACTCCACAAAAAGGTAAGGGAGGATGCTTTAAAAGCGTCCTCCACTTCTAACCTCTTTTAAGCCCTTTTGTAAAATTTCACTCCAGCAGGAACATTGTCAACAAATATGTTAACTAATCTAAATTAATTTTTATATGGTGAGGGGGATACTCTAATCGAGTTCCCCCCATTATTTTTAAGGATAACTGGTTAAATTTAAATTTCTATTGAATACTGTTGCAGAAGTGATGCTTGAAGCTGTTGTAACAGCTATTCTAACAGTATAAGTCAGTGTTGTAGTGGCCGTTACAGTATCAACATAAGTGTCAGATAACGGGAATCTTTGTGTTCCAGCTAGTTGGGCATTTCTATTAAATATTCGAGTTTGAAGTAAAGTTCCATCTCGATAAAGCCTTACCTGAAAAATTACATTATTGTTTGCTGTAGCTACAGTTTCTAAAGCAAGAGCATAATTTATTAGAATATCTTGCCCGCTGGTTACAGGCACGTTTGCTACTGTGGCAACTATTACTTCTGTATTTAATGGAACAGTTGGTGGACTATATACTGTTATTGGACCAGATGTATTAGTAAAGAATAACTCGTTTTGTGGTCCGGTTGAACCCGTTGGTCCTGTGGCTCCCGTCGATCCTGTTGGACCTGTCGGAGCTCCTCCACCCTCAACACTCAATAGAGCAACATCATCCACCAGCACGTTTGCAGTTCCCGCCTGTGGAATGTTGTTAATCAAAATGAATGCCTGGGTGGTACCGAGGGGAGCCGGCGAAGTTGTTTGATAGACTTCAAGCCATGTCCCATTTTCGGCTGACAGTATTCTGCTTGACGGCACAATGGCAAATAACCCGTATCCGAGAAAATTAAACTGATTGTCAAAATAAGTAACCTGTATCGTCACAGAAGGCACTGGGAGAAATCCCGTTCTCGCAAGAGAAACAGGAAACTCGTTACCTTCACCTTCCATAGCTGAAACAAATTGAAAATATACGAAGTGACGGTTCGTCCGATCAATCTTGCAGAGAAAAATCATCGACGATAAGGACTTTGAAAATGTATCATGAGTTTTACCGGGAAGAAAAAAGGTTATCAAAATTAGATCGGGTTTTAAAATCCGATCTAATTTTTCTGTCTAGATTTATTGCAACAAAACAAGCATAATTTGCACTTACAATTTCTATACAATATTGATATGATTATCTCATGTTCGGAGAAAAAATAAAAATGGCGGTCGTCTAACTTTGCTTCATACATTGGCAAGTATCTATTATTCACTTCCATAGAATTATTTCAACCTCCGATGTAGGACATCTCAATTTTCTTTCTGTGTTTTGCAGTTTCAGCAGTTCGTAATTCCGAATATTTATCGGTTCTTTTTTTCCAAACTTCCG is a window encoding:
- a CDS encoding NTTRR-F1 domain, yielding MIFLCKIDRTNRHFVYFQFVSAMEGEGNEFPVSLARTGFLPVPSVTIQVTYFDNQFNFLGYGLFAIVPSSRILSAENGTWLEVYQTTSPAPLGTTQAFILINNIPQAGTANVLVDDVALLSVEGGGAPTGPTGSTGATGPTGSTGPQNELFFTNTSGPITVYSPPTVPLNTEVIVATVANVPVTSGQDILINYALALETVATANNNVIFQVRLYRDGTLLQTRIFNRNAQLAGTQRFPLSDTYVDTVTATTTLTYTVRIAVTTASSITSATVFNRNLNLTSYP
- the sigK gene encoding RNA polymerase sporulation sigma factor SigK, producing MTGVFAALGYVIKELVFLVSYVKNNAFPQPLSSSDEKKYLELMAQGDEHARNMLIEHNLRLVAHIVKKFENTGEDAEDLISIGTIGLIKAIESYSAGKGTKLATYAARCIENEILMHLRALKKTKKDVSLHDPIGQDKEGNEISLIDVLKSENEDVIDTIQLNMELEKVKKYIDILDGREKEVIVGRFGLDLKKEKTQREIAKELGISRSYVSRIEKRALMKMFHEFYRAEKEKLKKTKRK